The following proteins are encoded in a genomic region of Vibrio sinaloensis:
- a CDS encoding porin, which produces MKIKLLAVSIAALACGTQAYAAQIYSSDGSTLSIGGYVDVGLGEYGSSKEVEVHQVSPRLNVEGTQELGNGVTVDAKGEWALNYLGGGDTSFTTRLGYIGATHEQAGRLALGTQWAPYYDVAGVADKPIAFANNFVYENHGNLATGRGDKMVTYRNMIDINDDVMLGFGLGWQGKHTGAKDSKLYDARGQVAVSLSMMGMMLGYAYNSGDIDNVEARSHLLSLKYGNYGDGVYGALVYADNKNFYDSYYESNQYEAVLAYGLGNGLNLIVNYEAVEGKKMSTSSKKTVFSESALQAEYNFTPKLVGFAGYQFDLGDDDPSTKDHDQWTFGARYFF; this is translated from the coding sequence CAGCAGTGACGGCTCAACCCTCTCCATTGGCGGTTATGTCGACGTCGGTTTAGGTGAATACGGCAGTAGCAAAGAGGTCGAAGTACATCAAGTGTCTCCTCGACTGAATGTCGAAGGCACACAAGAGCTCGGAAACGGCGTGACCGTCGATGCCAAAGGTGAGTGGGCGTTGAACTACCTTGGCGGTGGCGATACCTCTTTCACCACGCGTTTAGGGTACATCGGCGCGACACACGAACAAGCTGGCCGATTGGCTTTAGGTACACAATGGGCCCCCTATTACGATGTTGCCGGAGTGGCTGATAAACCGATCGCCTTTGCCAATAACTTTGTCTACGAGAATCATGGCAATCTCGCCACTGGTCGGGGTGATAAAATGGTGACCTATCGCAACATGATTGATATCAACGACGATGTGATGCTTGGTTTCGGTTTAGGTTGGCAGGGCAAACACACTGGAGCAAAAGACAGTAAACTCTACGATGCGCGTGGTCAGGTTGCGGTGTCACTCTCAATGATGGGCATGATGCTAGGTTATGCGTACAACAGTGGTGATATCGATAACGTAGAAGCGAGATCCCATCTGTTGTCACTCAAGTACGGTAACTATGGCGACGGTGTGTATGGCGCACTGGTCTACGCAGACAATAAGAATTTTTATGATAGTTACTATGAATCCAATCAGTATGAAGCGGTACTCGCATACGGGTTAGGCAATGGTCTCAACTTAATCGTCAACTATGAAGCAGTTGAAGGTAAAAAGATGTCGACGTCGAGCAAAAAGACCGTGTTCAGCGAGAGCGCCTTGCAAGCGGAGTACAACTTTACGCCAAAACTAGTGGGCTTTGCCGGTTACCAGTTTGATCTCGGTGATGATGACCCATCGACCAAAGATCACGACCAATGGACATTCGGAGCGCGTTACTTCTTCTAG